The following are encoded in a window of Dioscorea cayenensis subsp. rotundata cultivar TDr96_F1 chromosome 16, TDr96_F1_v2_PseudoChromosome.rev07_lg8_w22 25.fasta, whole genome shotgun sequence genomic DNA:
- the LOC120278679 gene encoding uncharacterized protein LOC120278679: protein METPSSLRRVTRSQTTSALQSQKSKQEDLVVSRSRTVLLDITNDSPIIGLAKKTPLSSMSKSFSQAKKTPGSGEALLRGQVKTLLQKVEEEEAELVNKLLDPNASQLDKILIAPPVVVVNGDPEIKQKHYCLIPLGKAETDDHVRASIDKEDGLDEEEEEECLDELIDGLMKMSMQEDEKRVAEFVGKHTRFIYNSDDEIEGEEEVGKMKNVSPSVLVLKGLPVPEGKHLRFQDEDEDEDEDKEED from the exons ATGGAGACTCCATCCTCTTTGAGAAGAGTGACAAGATCTCAAACCACCAGTGCTCTTCAATCTC AAAAGAGCAAACAAGAAGATTTGGTGGTTTCAAGATCAAGAACTGTGCTCCTGGACATCACTAATGACTCGCCAATCATCGGTTTGGCCAAGAAGACTCCGTTGTCATCGATGTCGAAGAGCTTTTCTCAGGCAAAGAAGACTCCAGGATCTGGTGAGGCATTGCTCAGAGGCCAAGTGAAGACATTGCTTCAgaaggtggaggaggaggaggctgAGCTTGTGAACAAGTTATTAGATCCCAATGCTTCTCAATTGGACAAGATTTTGATAGCACCTCCTGTTGTGGTTGTAAATGGTGATCCAGAGATCAAACAGAAG CATTACTGTTTGATTCCCCTGGGAAAAGCCGAAACTGATGATCATGTCAGGGCAAGCATTGATAAAGAAGATGGacttgatgaagaggaggaggaggagtgtTTGGATGAATTGATTGATGGGTTGATGAAGATGTCAATGCAGGAGGATGAGAAGAGAGTGGCTGAGTTTGTAGGGAAGCATACGAGGTTCATATACAACAGCGATGATGAGATCGAGGGCGAGGAGGAAGTCGGCAAGATGAAGAATGTTTCGCCAAGTGTGTTGGTGTTGAAGGGTCTTCCTGTGCCTGAAGGGAAGCATCTCCGCTTccaggatgaagatgaagatgaagatgaggatAAAGAAGAAGACTAA
- the LOC120278822 gene encoding LOW QUALITY PROTEIN: probable xyloglucan endotransglucosylase/hydrolase protein 30 (The sequence of the model RefSeq protein was modified relative to this genomic sequence to represent the inferred CDS: deleted 1 base in 1 codon) — protein sequence MGNQAYLVAMAVAMMVISSFPAPAMGFFNVTPIGFDEGYTPLFGDGNLVRSEDGRSVNLVLNRYSGSGFISSDSYRYGLFSASVKLPFDYTAGVVVAFYMSNGDAFEKTHDELDFEFLGNVRGQEWKVQTNVYGNGSTSRGREERYLLPFDPTSESHQYSILWTPENIIFYIDETPIREVTPSETMGGDYPSKPMLLYATIWDGSAWATAGGRYKVNYKYSPFVAEFSELILHGCQMPILQQFSANSLDDDNEDGQHCAELESSLLVADYAVMTPEKRQAMRKFREHYMTYSYCYDVLRYPVAFPDCDIVPSEQRRFLESGNIKYTPRKHRKSKRRDPSFENLDVVDKEADL from the exons ATGGGAAATCAAGCGTACCTCGTAGCGATGGCGGTGGCGATGATGGTAATCTCATCATTTCCGGCGCCGGCGATGGGGTTCTTCAACGTGACGCCGATAGGGTTTGATGAAGGATACACGCCGCTGTTCGGGGACGGGAACTTGGTGAGATCGGAGGACGGTCGGAGCGTGAACCTCGTCCTGAATCGCTACTCCG GGTCGGGATTTATATCTTCGGATTCGTATCGATACGGCCTCTTCAGCGCCTCCGTTAAACTGCCGTTTGATTACACGGCAGGCGTCGTTGTTGCCTTCTAC ATGTCAAATGGGGATGCATTTGAGAAGACACATGATGAACTAGATTTTGAGTTTTTAGGGAATGTCCGAGGGCAAGAATGGAAAGTGCAAACTAATGTTTATGGCAATGGAAGTACAAGCAGAGGACGTGAGGAAAGATATCTTCTCCCTTTTGATCCAACTTCTGAGTCTCATCAGTATTCCATTCTTTGGACTCCTGAAAACATTAT TTTCTATATTGATGAGACGCCGATAAGAGAAGTAACACCGAGTGAGACAATGGGAGGAGACTACCCATCAAAGCCGATGttactctatgcaaccatatggGATGGTTCGGCCTGGGCCACGGCCGGAGGCCGATACAAAGTTAACTACAAGTATTCACCTTTTGTCGCCGAATTCTCCGAACTCATCCTTCATGGTTGTCAAATGCCAATTCTCCAGCAATTCTCAGCCAATTCTTTGGATGATGATAATGAAGATGGACAACATTGTGCTGAACTTGAGTCT AGTTTGCTGGTTGCTGACTATGCTGTCATGACTCCTGAGAAGCGTCAGGCTATGAGGAAGTTTAGGGAACATTATATGACTTATTCTTATTGTTATGATGTTCTCCGGTATCCGGTGGCCTTCCCGGACTGTGACATTGTTCCGTCGGAGCAACGGAGGTTTTTGGAATCCGGTAATATTAAGTACACACCAAGAAAACATCGGAAATCAAAACGAAGAGATCCGAGTTTTGAAAATTTGGATGTTGTTGATAAAGAAGCGGATTTATGA